The genomic window ACAAACAGCTTTTTCCCTTCCACTACGAGGTATATTTCTAGGATAAAGCACTGCACCTGCTACTCTAGTTCCGTGTCCTCCATTATTGACATAATCAGCAGTTTTATCAATTTCTCCAGGAATCCAAGATTTTGAGTTTTGCGAATCAATTGCTGCTTTAAGAAGAGAATGCCCCTCTTGAATGCCACTATCTATAATACATACTTTTGGAGCATCTGGTTCTGGTGGTTCAAGTTGAAATGGAGGAGAAGCGTTGTTATGCAAGCTTATTGGCTGAAGATGCTCAACAAATTTATCTGGTTCACTAACATCAAAAACATACGGGAAGTTAGAAACTAAATCTTTTAATCCATTACCGGAAATTTGAACTCGACAGGAAAAACTATCTGATAATTCAGCAGAACTGGGAACAATCCCGTCAACTATATTTAATATTTCTCCTTGATATAAACTAACAAACTTTGTTAATTCATCCTCTCTTTGTGATTTTAAATCATCCCATTCTTGATAGGTAAGATCCCGTTTATTTATCCAATTTATAATTTTTTTAGAGTAGGTTTCTTTTGTGTCGCTATCTGTTTCCTCTGGGTAGTTAGGTAATTTTGATTTAATCCCTATACAAGCAATTCCTACATCCACAGTATAGATTTGCTGACCGTTAATTTTATCCCACTCACTGAGCAAGTCAGGTGACAAAATGTATTCTGGTAGTTTATCCCCCTCCAGTAATTCCCATATCTCGCCAACTTTACCCGATCGTTGTTCTTCGTTAATAAATTTTTCTATCTTTTTTTGTAATTCGCTTAGTTCTATATCAGCAGACGCACCAATAATATATCCATCTTCTAGTTCAGCAATTAATTCAATACCATAGGATTTTAAACTTGCTGGATCGAAAGCAGAGGGATCAATTTTTAAAATAAGCGGTTTGGCATTGGGGAGGGGAGGTTTTGCTTCTTGCTCTCGTTTTTCTTGAGTGTCTTGCCAATAAAATATTATGGATTCTATAGAGTTTTTTAACCTACTGCCATGTCCTTGACGATTACCAAAATTTTCAGTAGTTCGAGGATTTTGTTGCCTAGCGCCTCCTCTAGAAAGTTCAGCAGATCCTGTTCTTACAAGACTAAGCTGAATATGGGGAAATTTATTAGCCCGTTCTACCATTTACTTCTCCACACACCAAAAACTTAATTCCAGGACACTTTACTTTCTTTAATCGCTTCTTCTAAATGTTCCTGAATAACCAAATCTTCTCGTTCAAGAATTGCTCTTTTAGCTGCATCTTGTGCAACCCGCACAACTTGAGCCGCAGAAAAACCTTCCATCTGCTTGACGATCGCTAACCAATTGATAGCACCTATTTCAACAGCAGATAATGTATCTTTTAGGATAATTTCTAACTCTTTTGCTCCTGGTTTTGGTACTTCAATCAAGTCATCAAATCGTCGCCAGAGTGCAGTATCTAGAGACTTATTGAGATTGGTAGCAGCTACCAGAAGACCTGACGATGGTTCATATTCATCCAAAATTTGCAGAAATGTATTCACTACTCGCTTGATCTCTCCTACTTCTTGATTATCCTGGCGGGACTTGGCAATAGAGTCACATTCATCAAGAAACAATAAACAGGGGTATTTTGCTGCATCCTCAAACACAAGCCTCAAATTGCTAGCTGTTTCTCCTAAATAAGACGAAACCATAGCATCAAACCGTACTTTAATTAGTGGTAAACCTGTATTCCAGGCTAAACGCTCGGCTCCTAATGTCTTTCCACAACCTGGGGAACCGTATAATAGGATCTTTTGCCGATAACGAAGCCCGTAGTGAGCAAGTCTGTCTCTTGCCGCATACTCACGTTCAATGCGGCGGAAACGTTTTTCAATATTTTCCGGCAATACCATATGATGCCGTAGATTTTCTCTTTGTATAATAGTAACTAGAGGCAAAAGACTTCGCTTGCTAGTTGGTAGTTCGCTAAAAGTTTGTAATTGTTTTGGGATCAGGGAAGTAGGCTGGCTACGATTAGTAAAATTATCTTGCTGGTTGCTCTTGGTAATGTTTTCTAACTGTTCGGCTAGAAGCGTATGTCCTTTTTTCCGCTCCTCCTGAATTACTAAGTACGTCAATTTGTCGATCGCCACTACATCTGAACTGGCGATCGCTTTAAAAAATCTTTTGAGAAGCTCTGCTTTCATCATGCTCCTCAGTATAAAGGTTTGTGTGAGGCTATTCCAGCTAGCTTTTTACGATCATTATAATACATTTGTACTATTTAAGCCAGTAAGAACACTTTTTATTCTGTGACTTAATCCATAAGTTACAAAAGTAATTTTAACTAAATTGTTGGCTGTTGCAATGAGAGGATTGAGTAACACGGGCGATCGCATCTTCTTATCCAGATACGTTAATCTATCTTTAATTGGCAAAAAGGAAACTGCAATGAATTGGTGGCAACGACTGAAAAAAAATCCTTTAGCCCGATTTGGGGCAATATTGCTGTTAATTTTCTATATATCAGTATTTGCGGCGGATTTTGTTGCACCTTACGATCCTTACGATGCTCAAGCAAATGGCTCTTTATTACCGCCTACTCAAATTTATTGGAATGATGAGGCGGGTTTTGGCCCTCATGTTTATCCTACAACTCAGGGTAAGACAGATTTAGAAACAGGCGATCGCAAATTAATTGTAGATCGTCAAAAACCTGCCTGGTTGCGGCTATTTGTCACTGGTGCGCCCTATCAAATGTTTAAGTTCAGTCTGCCTTTACCTCCTACTTTTCAAGAAGTAGAAATATTTGGCGGTATTCCTGGAAATCTGCACTTATTTGGGACATCGGGAGACGCAAAGTTTAATCTCTTGGGTACAGATGAACAAGGGCGCGATCAATTTACGCGATTATTGCATGGTGGGCGAATTAGTCTCAGTATCGGCTTACTAGGGATTGCGATTACTTTCCCTTTGGGTATGATTGTGGGCGGTATTTCTGGCTACTTTGGCGGCTGGACAGATAGTATTATTATGCGCTTGGTAGAAGTGCTGATGACTATTCCCAGTTTGTACCTTTTAGTTGCTTTAGCGGCGGTTTTGCCCCCAGGATTGAGTAGTAGCGAAAAATTTATTTTAATTGTCTTAATTACTTCTTTTATTGCCTGGGCGGGTTTGGCAAGGGTAATTCGCGGACAAGTGCTATCAATTAAAGAGCGCGAATTTGTCCAAGCAGCTAAAGCTATGGGTGGCGATTCGTTTTACATTATTATCCGCCACGTTTTGCCCCAAACTGCTAGTTATATTATTATCTCTGCAACTCTTGCCGTGCCGAGCTTTATTGTGGCAGAATCGGTACTTAGTTTGATTGGTTTGGGCATTCAGCAACCCGATCCTTCTTGGGGTAATATGCTGTCGCTGGCAACTAATGCCTCAATTTTGGTGCTGCAACCTTGGTTAGTTTGGCCCCCAGCATTATTAATTATTCTTACGGTATTGGCGTTTAATTTGCTCGGTGATGGGTTGCGCGATGCTTTAGATCCCCGGAGTATTCGGCGATAGAAAGTTATCAATCCCAAAGCCTACCGCGCGGTGAGGATTAGCTAATTCAACAGCTAAATTTAGGGCGGAGTTTCTACCAATTTCTGTTTCAAAGGCGGAAGAGAAAACAGCGTCAATGGGGTAAGTTTGGCAAAACTGACGCAAGCGAGAAGGATAACCAACAATACTAGGTTTGATGACAAAAATCCCTCGCCATCCCCTTTGATAACAAGCTTGGAGTTGATTAAAAGTAGCCACCGATTCATCAAGGGCGATCGCAGTATTATATAAATTACTCAATGTCTGCATCTGCTCAAACTGTTCTAATCCTAGCGGTTGTTCGATAAATTCAACTAATTTACTACTGTCACTTTTTTGCAACCATAGATTAGCTTCGTCGTAAGTCAAACCGCCATTAGCATCTAAGCGCAATTTTACAGGTTTTGGAATTTGGGTAAAGGCGGCAAAAATTTCTAATTCCTCAACAATGGGGTAAACTCCAATTTTCCATTTAAAAGTACGATAACCTTGTTCCCAAAGCTTACCCCATTGTTGTAATGCCGCTTTTCCGGCACTTAGCAAGCCACTGTAGGTTAAATGGTGGGAATTTTGATTGTTAAGCGCCAAAGCTGACTCAAAGCCAAACTGACAAGCTGGGAGCGAATCAGGAATTGTGTAAATAGTTTCTGTGGTAATTTCTGGTGGTAATTGACGACAATAATTAAGGGCTTGGTTTACAGTTTCAGATCCAAACCAGCTAATCGGGGCAATTTCTCCCTGATGGGTTTTACCTAAGTTATCTGTAAGACTTAAAATTATTCCTTCCCTAACTTCCCATTTGCCATGACTTGTTTGCAAAGGTTGTTTAAAGGGGCGTTGATAAGGCTGAAAAGCAAATTGGTACATTAACCAAGCATAAATCCCAAACTCAAAAGTAATCCACTCCAAAAATGTAAGGCTACAGCAATAAACTTACAATTACTAACTATATCTGGGCGATCGTGATTTTTTTGGACGTGCTGAACTAACTTAATTGCAAAAGGGCAACTTAACCAAATAAGTAATGTCCAAATTGGGAAGTTTCCCACAATTGCTAACATCGTTGTTAGTAAATAAATGCTTCCACCCAGCCAAGGTAACAAATTAGCAGCTTTTAAAGTACCTAAACGTACAATTGGCGATTTTTTTCCGGCGGCTAAGTCGTCGGTTATTTGGTGGAAGTGAGAGCAAAATAAAATTAAACTTGTGGCAACTCCTACTACAACTGAAGCTGATAAGCTAGTCATAGAAAGGCTTTGCGCTTGGCTGTAGTAAGCGGCGGCGACAGCTAAGGGGCCAAAACAAATAAAACAAATAATTTCCCCTAAACCTTGATATCCTAAGCGAAAAGGTGGCCCTTGATAGGTGTATCCTAATCCGCAACACAACATAATTAAGCCAATAATTGTTACGTCTTTTTGCCAAAATGCGATCGCACCTATTCCTAATAATCCCACACCTAAAAACAAATTACCCAACCAAAATATTAGCTGTTTGTTTCCGGTTAAATTTACCAGGGAATGAGCTTTATTTTTATCGATTCCTGTTTCAGAGTCAAACACATCGTTGCTAAGATTTATCCAAGCAACAATCAAAATTGCTGACATTAAAAAAGTAGCAAAATGCCATCCAACAAATACTTTCGTTTCGGCAAAAGCTACCGCCGTCCCTACCCAAATAGGAATAATAGCTACACTATACATCGGCGGCTTAATTGCTGCCATCCATAAATTAGGCTTTGGATAAGAAATTAATTCAGTAGTCATATATTGATTATTTGTTCAAGAACGAGTGTAAAAATAAAAAATGTTTCGATCTATTAATTAAATTTAAAATGTTGGTGATTCAATAACCTTTGATTGATGTTTTTCTATAACTTAATTTTTCAAATAGTACAGTTATTCGGTAACATAAAGGTATCTTACTAATAATAGCTAGGACTTATATACTACAGGAGAGACAAAGGTATAGCAATGAGCATAAAACTTAATCTTTGACTAAGTGGCTAAAGGTCGCTCCAATATGATACCTCTAGGAATATCATCACAAGAAGCCGCTTTTTAAGAACGGAAGTTTAAAAAAGTTTACTATTTTTACATCCATGCCAGTTCTACCTTGTATTACCAGTTTTGCTTTAGATTACAAAAAACTCTATCAATTTCTCTTAGCTTGCCAGCAAAAATGTTTGCTCAATAGTTGCCAGCAATTCGTTAGCATACCTGTGGCAATTGAACAAGTAGATCCATTAGTTATTTTTGAAAATATTGCCCAAGTTCAGCAACTAAACTTTTATTTTGAACATAAAGGCAAACAAGAAGCAACGGCGGCGATAGATGCGATCGCACAATTACATTTGCATGGTAAAAATAGATTTAATAAAGTTCAAGAGTTTATCAAATCTTGTCAGGCAAAGACAGTAATTTTTAGCAATCTTAATAATATTGCTTTACCGCCGCGTTTTTTCTGTAGTTTTAGTTTTTTTGACGACAACGAGGCAAATTATCCTTTTCCCGCCGCTACAGTGTTTTTACCGCGCTGGCAAATTACAAAAAATAGTGACTTCTGTACATTGGTTGCTAATGTAGCAATTGATGCCAAGACAAACTTAGAACTACTACTAGACGACTTAAAAACCAATATTCAAAATATTCTCAGCTTGGACGATCAATTAAATAAATATCACCTACCAGGCAAGTTAATCAAAAAAGATGTCTCGAATGTCAAGAGATTCAAACAAACCATCTTATCGGCGCTGGAGTCTATCCACAAAAAAAAGCTAGACAAAATTGTTTTGGCTCAAACCTTAGATGTATTATCGGGTAAAGACTTCAGCTTATATAACTCTTTAAATAATTTGCGGCAAATTCACCCAAATTGTTATGTATTTTCCACCAGCAATGGCAAAGGACAAAACTTTATCGGTGCAAGTCCAGAGCGTTTAATCAGTATACGCGATCGCCAATTAGTTATTGATGCTTTAGCAGGAAGCGCCCCCAGAGGAAAAACCGCCGTTGAAGACGCAGACTTAGCAAACTTATTACTAAACAGCGACAAAGAAAAACGCGAACACAAAGTAGTTATAGACTTTATCACCCAACACTTACAGGCGCTAGGAATAGAAGCAAATATATTACCCCCCAGCTTGCGCCAACTATGCAATATTCAACACTTGTGGACACCAATAGAGGCAAAAATTCCCGTTAATGTGCATCCTTTAGAAATTGTGGCACAATTGCACCCTACCCCTGCCGTTGCAGGAGTTTCTAGAGATTTAGCTTGCGCGGAAATTCGACGCTATGAAGATTTTGAACGGGGATTATACGCCGCACCTTTAGGATGGGTAGATTACCAAGGAAATAGCGAATTTATTGTTGGTATTCGTTCGGCTTTAATAGATGGCGATCGCGCTAGACTGTACGCAGGAGCAGGAATTGTCAAAGGTTCTGACCCCGATAAGGAATTAGCCGAAATTCAACTAAAACTCCAAGCATTACTTAAAGCTTTAGTCTAAATCTTGATGGTTAAAAGCTTTAGCATCAACCCCGGTGTAAGTCGCGGCAATTTGTCCATTTCCCACAAGCTGATACTTGTAAGTAACTAACCCTTCTAAGCCCACTGGGCCGCGCGGAGGCAGCTTTTGGGTACTAATTCCCACTTCAGCCCCAAAACCATAGCGGAAGCCGTCAGCAAAGCGCGTAGAACAGTTGTGATAAACCCCAGCGCTGTTAACTTGAGATAGGAAAATATTTGCAGTGGTGGGATCTTCGGTTGCGATCGCATCGGTATGTCCTGAGCCATAATAATTAATATGGGCGATCGCATCGGTTAAAGAATCAACTACTTTAATTGATAAAACTAAATCGCTGTATTCTGTCTCCCAGTCGGTATCATTAGCGAAGCCTACATCAATAATTTTACAAGTACGTTCATCGCCCCTTAATTCTACAAAGCGCTGTTGTAAAGCCTTGGCGATAACGGGGAGAAATTCTGCTGCAATATCAGTATGAACAAGCAAAGTTTCAATCGCATTGCAAGCGGCGGGATATTGGGTTTTGGCATCAATAGCAATTTCTACAGCTTTCGCCACATCCGCCGCCTTATCCACGTACAGATGACAGATTCCTTCAGCGTGACCTAATACGGGAATATGCGTGTTATTTTGCACAAAGCGGACAAAAGAGTTAGAGCCTCTAGGGATAATTAAATCTACATACCTATCTAACTTTAAGAGTTCTAAAGTTTCCTCTCTAGTTGTAAGTAACTGGACAACTTCGGGGCTAATGTTTGTTTGCGCTAGTCCTGTATGAATTGCTGTTAAGATTGCTTGACAAGAATGAATCGCCTCTTGTCCACCTTTGAGGATTACGCCATTTCCTGACTTAATCGCTAAAGTAGAAATTTGAATAGCCGCGTCGGGTCTAGCTTCAAAAATAACCCCTAAAACCCCTAATGGACAAGTAACGCGCTTGAGGATTAAATTGTCATCTAATTGACGGTGAATTTGGATTGCACCTACAGGATCGCTTAAATTAGCTACATCTCTAACTCCGGCAATTGCATCGTTTAGCTTGGCTTCGTCTAATTTTAGGCGGTTGTATAAAGGTTTGGGAATGCCTGCACTGACGGCGTTTTGGCAATCAATCCCATTAGCGGCGATAATTTCGGCTTTTGCTGATTCTAAAGCAAGTGCGATCGCATTTATTGCCCGATCTTTCTCCTCACTGGTAAGCGTGGCAAGATTTTGGGCATGATGGCGACAAATAGAGGCGACTTTAATTAAAGAATTATCCATGCTACTTAAATAAATATTGCATCGTGATCAGGATAGTTTTATTTTGGCTAAGATTAAAGCTTGCTTCTTTAAACTTGGGAGCGCGAGTTTTTACTTTAGGATTATTAGAAATCCCAAAACCTTCCGATGGAATACCTAAAAAGTTGGTATTTAGCTTACTGTCGCTATTTTTGTCTGCATACAAAGAAACGGCATAATTACCGGGTTTTAATCCGTAAAAGTCTTTCGTTGCCGAGTTTCCAGTAATTTTAGTACAGCCGCTTTGCACCATACCTTTAGCACTTCCCGGAAATCCTTGCTCGTTTGAGTAAATTCTTAAGCAAACTTGCCCTGTTTGATGTCTTAATCCATCTATTACAACTGTTAGCTTTGCTGTAGGTTGCGCCTGTGCTGAAAAAGGGATGAGGCTAGATAAGGTGGCTAGGAAAAATACATTAAATTTATTCATACCTTATTTTATTGAAAATCGGTAGAGATTGAGGTAAGTATATCGAAGTCAATCTCTAGCATGGTGACAAGGGGGAAAGGCGATCGCTACCTTAAAGGAAATGTAAAGATAAGAAAGTTACAAAAATTACTATTTAGGCTGCTCATGACAAGCGTATCACCTGCAACACCGCCTTTGGAAAGTCGCAAGCCAAGGGAAAACGACTGGCGATTGTTCCTCCGGTTAGTGCCTTATGCGCGTCGTCACGGACGTTTGCTAACAATTTCCATGTTATTGCTCGTACCTTTAGCGATATCTGGAGCGTTGCAACCTATTGTAATTGGACAAGCAATTTCTTTAATTCGCAAGGAATCAAGTACCTATGAATTTTTGCGAAATCTCCCCTTAGCACAAGGATTAGGGATTTTAGAAGGATTATTACTACTAACTGTTGTAATTAGGCTAGTA from Synechocystis sp. PCC 7509 includes these protein-coding regions:
- a CDS encoding ATP-binding protein, with the protein product MMKAELLKRFFKAIASSDVVAIDKLTYLVIQEERKKGHTLLAEQLENITKSNQQDNFTNRSQPTSLIPKQLQTFSELPTSKRSLLPLVTIIQRENLRHHMVLPENIEKRFRRIEREYAARDRLAHYGLRYRQKILLYGSPGCGKTLGAERLAWNTGLPLIKVRFDAMVSSYLGETASNLRLVFEDAAKYPCLLFLDECDSIAKSRQDNQEVGEIKRVVNTFLQILDEYEPSSGLLVAATNLNKSLDTALWRRFDDLIEVPKPGAKELEIILKDTLSAVEIGAINWLAIVKQMEGFSAAQVVRVAQDAAKRAILEREDLVIQEHLEEAIKESKVSWN
- a CDS encoding ABC transporter permease — translated: MNWWQRLKKNPLARFGAILLLIFYISVFAADFVAPYDPYDAQANGSLLPPTQIYWNDEAGFGPHVYPTTQGKTDLETGDRKLIVDRQKPAWLRLFVTGAPYQMFKFSLPLPPTFQEVEIFGGIPGNLHLFGTSGDAKFNLLGTDEQGRDQFTRLLHGGRISLSIGLLGIAITFPLGMIVGGISGYFGGWTDSIIMRLVEVLMTIPSLYLLVALAAVLPPGLSSSEKFILIVLITSFIAWAGLARVIRGQVLSIKEREFVQAAKAMGGDSFYIIIRHVLPQTASYIIISATLAVPSFIVAESVLSLIGLGIQQPDPSWGNMLSLATNASILVLQPWLVWPPALLIILTVLAFNLLGDGLRDALDPRSIRR
- a CDS encoding o-succinylbenzoate synthase; its protein translation is MEWITFEFGIYAWLMYQFAFQPYQRPFKQPLQTSHGKWEVREGIILSLTDNLGKTHQGEIAPISWFGSETVNQALNYCRQLPPEITTETIYTIPDSLPACQFGFESALALNNQNSHHLTYSGLLSAGKAALQQWGKLWEQGYRTFKWKIGVYPIVEELEIFAAFTQIPKPVKLRLDANGGLTYDEANLWLQKSDSSKLVEFIEQPLGLEQFEQMQTLSNLYNTAIALDESVATFNQLQACYQRGWRGIFVIKPSIVGYPSRLRQFCQTYPIDAVFSSAFETEIGRNSALNLAVELANPHRAVGFGIDNFLSPNTPGI
- the menA gene encoding 2-carboxy-1,4-naphthoquinone phytyltransferase, which gives rise to MTTELISYPKPNLWMAAIKPPMYSVAIIPIWVGTAVAFAETKVFVGWHFATFLMSAILIVAWINLSNDVFDSETGIDKNKAHSLVNLTGNKQLIFWLGNLFLGVGLLGIGAIAFWQKDVTIIGLIMLCCGLGYTYQGPPFRLGYQGLGEIICFICFGPLAVAAAYYSQAQSLSMTSLSASVVVGVATSLILFCSHFHQITDDLAAGKKSPIVRLGTLKAANLLPWLGGSIYLLTTMLAIVGNFPIWTLLIWLSCPFAIKLVQHVQKNHDRPDIVSNCKFIAVALHFWSGLLLSLGFMLG
- a CDS encoding isochorismate synthase — its product is MPVLPCITSFALDYKKLYQFLLACQQKCLLNSCQQFVSIPVAIEQVDPLVIFENIAQVQQLNFYFEHKGKQEATAAIDAIAQLHLHGKNRFNKVQEFIKSCQAKTVIFSNLNNIALPPRFFCSFSFFDDNEANYPFPAATVFLPRWQITKNSDFCTLVANVAIDAKTNLELLLDDLKTNIQNILSLDDQLNKYHLPGKLIKKDVSNVKRFKQTILSALESIHKKKLDKIVLAQTLDVLSGKDFSLYNSLNNLRQIHPNCYVFSTSNGKGQNFIGASPERLISIRDRQLVIDALAGSAPRGKTAVEDADLANLLLNSDKEKREHKVVIDFITQHLQALGIEANILPPSLRQLCNIQHLWTPIEAKIPVNVHPLEIVAQLHPTPAVAGVSRDLACAEIRRYEDFERGLYAAPLGWVDYQGNSEFIVGIRSALIDGDRARLYAGAGIVKGSDPDKELAEIQLKLQALLKALV
- a CDS encoding glutamate-5-semialdehyde dehydrogenase, with product MDNSLIKVASICRHHAQNLATLTSEEKDRAINAIALALESAKAEIIAANGIDCQNAVSAGIPKPLYNRLKLDEAKLNDAIAGVRDVANLSDPVGAIQIHRQLDDNLILKRVTCPLGVLGVIFEARPDAAIQISTLAIKSGNGVILKGGQEAIHSCQAILTAIHTGLAQTNISPEVVQLLTTREETLELLKLDRYVDLIIPRGSNSFVRFVQNNTHIPVLGHAEGICHLYVDKAADVAKAVEIAIDAKTQYPAACNAIETLLVHTDIAAEFLPVIAKALQQRFVELRGDERTCKIIDVGFANDTDWETEYSDLVLSIKVVDSLTDAIAHINYYGSGHTDAIATEDPTTANIFLSQVNSAGVYHNCSTRFADGFRYGFGAEVGISTQKLPPRGPVGLEGLVTYKYQLVGNGQIAATYTGVDAKAFNHQDLD
- a CDS encoding DUF2141 domain-containing protein; translated protein: MNKFNVFFLATLSSLIPFSAQAQPTAKLTVVIDGLRHQTGQVCLRIYSNEQGFPGSAKGMVQSGCTKITGNSATKDFYGLKPGNYAVSLYADKNSDSKLNTNFLGIPSEGFGISNNPKVKTRAPKFKEASFNLSQNKTILITMQYLFK